In Oligoflexia bacterium, a single genomic region encodes these proteins:
- a CDS encoding aspartate carbamoyltransferase catalytic subunit: MSRELLNTDDLSLNDINRIFQKAREFYSHPNNLTTARYGEDIALCFWENSTRTRVSFELAAKHLNHRPMYLYAKHSSAEKGESLLDTLLTLYATGIRCFVVRHPQDQYYLNLMNDLPKDVVLINAGDGKQGHPSQALLDVFTLQQNNVSLAGLKVLFVGDVAHSRVVRSNVKLMHKMQAQCWAYVPEFLQSKETIANLEYKDDLDQAIATCDVVMMLRAQDERWSEQVIAQHNLHTENKSYLKKYGLDKQRLKLLRSNAFILHPGPFRRNVEIDEVVLQDSRCLIWKQVKNGVFIRMAIFDTLLGGHT, from the coding sequence ATGTCGAGGGAACTGCTTAATACTGATGATTTAAGTCTGAATGATATTAACCGTATTTTTCAAAAAGCACGTGAATTTTACTCACATCCAAACAACTTAACAACTGCCAGATATGGTGAAGATATTGCCTTATGTTTTTGGGAAAACAGTACGCGTACTCGAGTTTCATTTGAACTGGCTGCTAAACATTTAAATCATAGGCCCATGTACTTGTATGCCAAGCACAGCAGCGCAGAAAAGGGTGAAAGTTTACTGGATACTTTGTTAACGCTATATGCTACCGGTATTCGTTGTTTTGTGGTTAGACATCCTCAAGATCAATACTATCTTAATTTAATGAATGATTTACCTAAAGATGTGGTCTTAATTAACGCTGGGGATGGAAAACAAGGTCACCCCAGTCAAGCTTTGTTGGATGTGTTTACCTTACAGCAAAACAATGTTTCATTGGCGGGATTAAAAGTTTTATTTGTTGGTGATGTTGCACACAGCAGAGTGGTCAGATCTAACGTAAAGTTGATGCACAAAATGCAAGCTCAGTGTTGGGCCTATGTGCCAGAATTTTTGCAATCGAAAGAAACTATTGCCAATCTAGAATACAAAGATGATTTAGATCAAGCCATTGCCACGTGTGATGTGGTCATGATGCTTAGAGCGCAAGATGAACGCTGGAGTGAACAAGTCATTGCGCAACACAATTTACATACCGAAAATAAAAGTTATTTAAAAAAGTATGGTTTAGATAAACAGCGTCTAAAATTATTGCGTTCAAATGCTTTCATTCTGCATCCAGGACCGTTTAGAAGAAATGTTGAGATTGATGAGGTGGTCTTGCAAGACTCCAGATGCCTTATCTGGAAACAAGTGAAAAACGGTGTTTTTATCCGTATGGCCATTTTTGATACCTTGCTTGGAGGGCACACTTGA
- the lepA gene encoding translation elongation factor 4, giving the protein MSFKKENIRNFSIIAHIDHGKSTLADRFLEICGAVENRNMKAQYLDGMDLERERGITIKAQAARMLYKAKNGETYQLNLIDTPGHVDFSYEVSRSLAACEGAVLLVDASQGVQAQTLAHTYEAISQDLEIILALNKVDLPNADPERIKEEVEEIIGLDTSDTIAISAKDGTNVVELLEQIVEKLPPPKIDPDEDSLKALLFDSWYDAYLGVISLVKVVSGKIVKGSKVQFMSTGKKYDVDQVGVLTPKPLQMQSIEAGEVGFFSASIKEVTEAKVGDTVTLAAKPCKQAFPGFQEVKPTVFCGIFPTADQNFDELRDALEKLRLNDSSFSFEAETSTALGFGFRCGFLGLLHMEIIQERLEREYDMSVITTAPTVVYQITKTDGTVMYLDNPALMPEPQEIDYISEPIIKATIHTPSDYVGGIMKLCQDKRGRQISMEYASQSRVVLTYDLPLSEVVFDFYDKLKSVSKGYSSLDYEFDRYERSNMVKMDMLINGDSIDALSLIVHKDNAYYRGRELAKKLKEVIPRQMYEVAIQAAIGNKIVSRESISAMRKNVTAKCYGGDLSRKRKLLEKQKEGKKRMKRLGNVEVPQEAFLAILKID; this is encoded by the coding sequence ATGTCGTTTAAAAAAGAAAATATTAGAAACTTTAGTATCATTGCCCATATTGATCATGGTAAGTCTACGCTTGCGGATCGTTTTTTAGAGATCTGTGGCGCCGTTGAAAACAGAAATATGAAGGCGCAATATCTGGATGGTATGGACCTAGAGCGTGAACGTGGGATTACCATTAAAGCCCAAGCTGCTCGCATGCTATATAAAGCAAAAAATGGTGAGACCTATCAACTTAATTTAATTGATACACCGGGGCATGTGGATTTTTCTTATGAGGTTTCACGCAGTTTGGCTGCCTGTGAAGGGGCAGTGTTATTGGTGGATGCCTCACAAGGAGTGCAAGCACAAACATTGGCTCATACCTATGAAGCGATTTCACAAGATTTAGAAATTATTTTAGCCTTGAATAAAGTTGATTTACCCAACGCTGACCCAGAGCGAATTAAAGAAGAAGTAGAAGAAATCATAGGTCTAGATACGTCAGATACCATTGCCATCAGTGCCAAGGATGGCACCAACGTGGTAGAGCTGTTGGAGCAAATTGTAGAAAAACTCCCCCCGCCTAAGATTGATCCAGATGAAGATAGCTTAAAAGCATTGTTGTTTGACAGTTGGTATGACGCTTATTTGGGGGTCATTTCATTGGTTAAAGTGGTTAGCGGTAAAATTGTCAAAGGCAGTAAAGTTCAATTTATGTCTACCGGTAAAAAATATGACGTAGACCAAGTGGGGGTATTAACGCCAAAGCCTTTACAAATGCAAAGCATAGAAGCCGGAGAAGTGGGATTTTTTTCTGCATCCATCAAAGAAGTCACAGAAGCAAAAGTTGGAGATACGGTAACATTAGCGGCTAAACCTTGTAAGCAGGCTTTTCCTGGTTTTCAGGAAGTTAAACCCACTGTATTTTGTGGTATTTTCCCTACCGCCGATCAAAATTTTGATGAATTACGTGATGCTTTAGAAAAATTAAGACTCAATGATTCGTCATTTAGTTTTGAAGCGGAAACTTCAACAGCACTGGGTTTTGGTTTTAGATGTGGTTTCTTAGGGCTATTGCACATGGAAATTATTCAGGAGCGACTGGAGCGAGAGTATGACATGTCCGTCATCACTACAGCGCCAACAGTGGTTTATCAAATAACCAAGACGGATGGGACTGTGATGTATCTGGATAACCCAGCCTTAATGCCAGAACCCCAAGAGATTGATTATATTTCTGAGCCCATCATCAAAGCAACCATTCATACTCCCAGTGATTACGTGGGTGGCATCATGAAACTTTGCCAAGATAAACGCGGTAGGCAAATCAGCATGGAATATGCCAGTCAAAGCAGGGTGGTTCTAACCTATGATTTACCTTTGAGTGAAGTGGTTTTTGATTTTTACGATAAACTTAAATCTGTATCCAAAGGCTATTCATCTTTAGATTATGAATTTGATCGCTATGAGCGTTCAAACATGGTGAAGATGGATATGTTGATTAATGGTGATTCCATAGATGCCCTATCCTTAATTGTGCATAAAGATAATGCATACTATAGAGGCCGTGAGTTGGCCAAAAAACTAAAAGAAGTGATTCCAAGGCAAATGTATGAAGTGGCCATTCAAGCAGCCATTGGTAATAAAATTGTATCCAGAGAAAGCATCTCTGCTATGCGTAAAAACGTAACCGCCAAATGTTATGGTGGAGACTTAAGCCGCAAACGTAAATTGCTAGAAAAACAAAAAGAAGGCAAAAAACGCATGAAGCGTTTAGGCAACGTAGAAGTGCCACAAGAAGCGTTTTTAGCGATATTGAAAATAGATTAA
- a CDS encoding ribbon-helix-helix domain-containing protein has translation MSRKKISTTVYITEEQNEMLKLLNKKTKVPIAEYIRQGIDLVLKEYENEIPGQMTF, from the coding sequence ATGTCACGTAAAAAAATATCAACCACGGTTTACATTACTGAAGAACAAAACGAAATGCTCAAGTTGTTGAACAAAAAAACCAAAGTCCCCATTGCTGAGTATATCCGTCAAGGCATTGACTTGGTTTTAAAAGAATACGAAAATGAAATCCCTGGCCAAATGACCTTCTAA
- a CDS encoding lytic transglycosylase domain-containing protein yields MKSILIYILLFNAAFCVFSPIHANSLYVYYVNGKKVYTNAPPNHVKAEKKTLKSSRIIVQHSLDKKQTQSPPQQITELIHSLAPKYNVSVALAKAVIKAESNFDPLAVSKKGAQGLMQLMPKTAAQLQVENSFDPEQNIRAGLKLLRTLLSQYQDMDHALAAYNAGTTAVNKYKGVPPYQETIDYIKKVRQYYAYFETSNAATTLQSF; encoded by the coding sequence ATGAAATCAATTTTAATTTATATTTTACTTTTTAATGCTGCTTTTTGCGTTTTTTCGCCGATACACGCCAATTCCTTGTATGTGTACTACGTCAATGGCAAAAAAGTATACACCAACGCCCCACCCAACCATGTAAAAGCAGAAAAAAAAACGCTTAAATCTTCTCGTATTATTGTTCAACACAGTCTTGATAAAAAACAAACGCAATCCCCTCCCCAACAAATCACAGAGCTTATTCACAGCCTTGCTCCTAAATACAATGTTTCAGTAGCCTTAGCCAAAGCAGTCATTAAAGCAGAATCTAATTTTGACCCTTTGGCTGTCTCTAAAAAAGGTGCCCAAGGTTTAATGCAATTGATGCCAAAAACGGCTGCTCAGTTGCAAGTGGAAAACTCTTTTGATCCTGAACAAAACATACGCGCCGGACTAAAACTTTTACGCACCTTACTTAGCCAATACCAAGATATGGATCACGCTTTAGCTGCCTACAATGCTGGAACCACGGCAGTCAACAAATACAAAGGCGTCCCCCCCTATCAAGAAACTATTGACTATATTAAAAAGGTAAGACAGTATTACGCTTACTTTGAAACCAGCAATGCCGCAACAACACTACAATCCTTCTAA
- the pgsA gene encoding CDP-diacylglycerol--glycerol-3-phosphate 3-phosphatidyltransferase — MPQQHYNPSKVHRTIFNLPNCLSMGRLLLIPLLYFIFSCYESAEAIKFYSCLIFSLAMFTDFLDGYIARKTGQITFFGKVLDPMADKLMVTSALLLLMGQNMVAVWLVIILIGRELVINALRSIAMEQGMHISSSGLGKSKTMVQSFAIAFLLLGELTLLKKYNISASDLGLGLLYIATALSILSAGEYFYLFAKNIKNTAA; from the coding sequence ATGCCGCAACAACACTACAATCCTTCTAAAGTTCACCGTACTATTTTTAACCTGCCCAACTGTCTTAGTATGGGACGCTTATTGCTTATTCCTTTACTTTACTTTATTTTTAGTTGTTATGAATCTGCAGAAGCCATTAAATTCTACTCCTGCCTTATTTTTTCTTTGGCCATGTTTACTGATTTTTTGGATGGTTATATTGCGCGTAAAACCGGACAAATCACTTTTTTTGGCAAAGTTCTTGATCCAATGGCGGATAAACTCATGGTCACCAGTGCATTGTTACTCTTAATGGGACAAAATATGGTAGCGGTTTGGTTGGTGATCATCTTGATTGGACGAGAATTGGTGATCAATGCTTTACGTAGCATTGCTATGGAACAAGGCATGCATATTTCATCCAGTGGTTTGGGTAAAAGTAAAACCATGGTTCAATCATTTGCAATTGCTTTTTTATTGTTGGGCGAGTTAACTTTACTTAAAAAGTACAACATCTCTGCTTCTGACTTAGGCTTAGGTTTATTGTATATTGCTACCGCCCTTTCTATACTTTCTGCAGGTGAATATTTTTACCTTTTCGCTAAAAATATAAAAAATACTGCCGCTTAA
- a CDS encoding DUF1398 family protein, translating to MSTLIDRLTKAQKYAMSIRPNVGGFPVLAEVLRQADVKMNRWSLPSCQSVYIMKDGAVVQQGTPLVNGTYDVPQFDRDALIKAIRTDQEGRCSFPEFLLATWNAGVIAYDADFVERKVTYYGVNGESYVEDYPEVELKKP from the coding sequence ATGAGTACACTTATTGATCGTCTTACAAAGGCACAAAAATATGCAATGTCTATTCGTCCTAATGTTGGGGGTTTTCCAGTGCTAGCGGAAGTACTTCGTCAGGCGGATGTTAAAATGAATCGCTGGTCGTTACCGTCATGCCAGTCTGTTTACATAATGAAAGATGGTGCTGTGGTTCAACAAGGAACTCCACTTGTTAATGGTACCTATGATGTTCCACAGTTCGATCGAGATGCACTCATCAAAGCTATTCGGACAGATCAAGAGGGCCGCTGTTCTTTTCCTGAGTTTCTTCTTGCAACTTGGAATGCGGGAGTTATTGCATACGATGCAGATTTTGTCGAACGTAAGGTTACCTATTATGGAGTCAATGGTGAGTCTTATGTTGAAGATTACCCAGAGGTCGAGTTAAAAAAACCCTGA
- a CDS encoding alpha/beta fold hydrolase, protein MKKIDWLRDISLDELQDIPYNTVDKSIVEHDYEQRGFVSVPVDYSRPEGPSLDIFYRFMPAHNLPITDNSKPIVVVINGGPGMASYGYRPYDFDYTGKVKAEVDYLGELLNYFRVLIIDQRGTDGNSAPLDLNNPNIKPEIIARYFDSHHIARDQQEVIQQVLGEQPFYMIAQSYGGMVGMSYLTLEGIERLPKGICFSAAAMPHSDFKKTHLNRRKKQKQLNLNLEETLPNIGSKILQLRDHFTANGLEGTNFHYLWRFLGQSEFGHWQNNISNKIDELLAANKSGLETFIENESGSNFLNYILSNPMSTPNYTDTTLSQEVTALVPYEKEWMLDECFLLQRIGRDGSWREELINQMDAFPHPGTHYASPETIKDRFRHTKVLFSLADDDIFLPLETVRENSSKFYVKGISQEIVLPGGHKAIFLPKGVKAFYDWTLHIKK, encoded by the coding sequence ATGAAAAAAATTGATTGGTTGCGCGATATCTCTTTGGATGAACTACAAGACATTCCCTACAACACTGTAGACAAATCTATTGTTGAACATGATTATGAGCAGCGGGGTTTTGTTTCTGTTCCCGTTGATTACTCACGGCCAGAAGGACCAAGTTTAGATATTTTTTATCGCTTTATGCCAGCACACAATCTTCCCATTACAGACAACTCCAAACCCATTGTAGTTGTGATCAACGGTGGCCCAGGCATGGCTTCTTATGGCTATAGACCATATGATTTTGATTACACTGGTAAAGTAAAAGCTGAAGTCGATTACTTAGGTGAGTTATTAAACTATTTTAGGGTACTCATTATTGACCAAAGAGGTACGGATGGAAACTCAGCGCCTTTGGACCTGAACAATCCCAATATTAAACCTGAAATCATTGCGCGCTACTTTGACTCTCACCATATTGCCAGAGATCAACAAGAAGTCATTCAACAGGTGCTTGGTGAACAGCCCTTTTACATGATTGCGCAAAGCTATGGTGGTATGGTGGGCATGAGTTATTTAACCTTGGAAGGCATTGAACGTCTTCCAAAGGGTATTTGTTTTTCAGCTGCCGCCATGCCACATTCAGATTTTAAAAAAACCCATTTAAATAGACGAAAAAAGCAAAAACAACTTAACTTGAACTTAGAAGAAACACTACCCAACATTGGTTCAAAGATTTTACAGCTGAGAGATCATTTTACTGCCAATGGCTTAGAGGGTACAAACTTTCATTACCTATGGCGCTTTTTAGGTCAAAGTGAATTTGGCCATTGGCAAAACAACATCTCAAATAAAATTGATGAGTTACTTGCTGCTAATAAATCAGGCTTAGAAACATTTATAGAAAATGAAAGTGGCAGTAACTTTCTTAATTATATTTTATCTAATCCCATGTCTACACCCAACTATACCGATACAACTTTGAGTCAAGAAGTTACTGCATTGGTTCCTTATGAAAAAGAATGGATGTTGGATGAATGTTTTTTATTACAACGCATTGGACGCGATGGCTCATGGCGGGAAGAGCTCATTAATCAAATGGATGCTTTTCCACATCCAGGTACGCACTATGCTTCACCTGAAACAATTAAAGATCGTTTCAGGCATACAAAAGTACTCTTTAGCTTGGCAGATGATGATATCTTTTTGCCTTTAGAAACTGTTCGTGAAAACTCATCCAAATTTTATGTTAAAGGCATAAGCCAAGAAATTGTTTTACCCGGTGGACATAAAGCCATCTTTTTACCCAAAGGTGTTAAAGCTTTTTATGATTGGACGCTTCATATTAAAAAATAA
- a CDS encoding DUF1801 domain-containing protein produces the protein MQSKFNNPAVAEKFNQYPKEFRVLLYKLRELIFAVAKENPVIGEIEESLKWGEPSYRAQDKKIGTSIRLAWNKNKPNQCGMYVHCQTNLIEQYKILFDDMFEYEDKRALIFSKTNVINNRVPIKECIYLALTYHLNKKSK, from the coding sequence ATGCAAAGCAAGTTTAACAACCCAGCTGTAGCAGAAAAGTTTAATCAGTATCCTAAAGAGTTTAGAGTTCTTTTATACAAGCTTAGGGAACTTATTTTTGCAGTTGCTAAAGAAAATCCTGTCATTGGTGAGATTGAAGAAAGTTTAAAATGGGGAGAGCCCAGTTATAGAGCTCAGGATAAAAAGATTGGGACCAGTATTCGTTTGGCCTGGAATAAAAATAAACCCAATCAATGTGGGATGTATGTTCATTGCCAAACCAATTTAATTGAGCAATACAAAATACTTTTTGATGATATGTTTGAATATGAAGATAAAAGAGCCCTTATTTTTTCAAAAACAAATGTAATCAATAATCGTGTCCCCATAAAAGAATGCATATATTTGGCATTAACGTACCATTTGAATAAAAAATCTAAGTAA
- a CDS encoding DNA-3-methyladenine glycosylase I — protein MNKAILCEDGQKRCRWCTATQEYIDYHDHEWGYPVQNDFTLFEKISLEGFQSGLSWRTILVKRENFRKAFKQFDFYKVAKFTSKDVEALLKNEGIVRHRGKIEAVINNAKKVQALVKEYGSFASYVWQYESKHLGNDTIVVSTSAESIALSKDLKKRGFKFVGPTTMYAFMQAMGLVNDHAKDCQWRKKVATARKQLKKVG, from the coding sequence ATGAATAAAGCAATTTTGTGTGAAGATGGTCAAAAACGCTGCCGCTGGTGTACAGCTACTCAAGAGTATATAGATTACCATGATCACGAATGGGGTTACCCCGTGCAAAATGACTTTACTTTGTTTGAAAAAATATCTTTAGAAGGCTTTCAGTCTGGTTTGAGTTGGAGAACAATTTTGGTCAAGAGAGAAAATTTCCGTAAGGCTTTTAAACAATTTGATTTTTATAAAGTGGCCAAGTTTACAAGCAAAGATGTTGAAGCATTATTGAAAAATGAAGGGATTGTGAGGCACCGAGGTAAAATTGAAGCAGTGATTAACAATGCAAAAAAAGTTCAAGCGTTGGTTAAAGAGTATGGTTCTTTTGCCAGTTATGTTTGGCAATATGAAAGCAAACACCTAGGCAATGATACAATAGTTGTATCAACATCTGCTGAATCCATTGCTTTATCCAAAGATTTAAAAAAAAGAGGTTTTAAGTTTGTGGGCCCCACCACCATGTATGCTTTCATGCAAGCCATGGGATTGGTCAACGATCATGCTAAAGATTGTCAGTGGCGTAAAAAAGTAGCCACCGCAAGAAAACAATTGAAAAAGGTAGGTTGA
- a CDS encoding ABC transporter ATP-binding protein, translated as MTQALQISNLNKSFGQQQILKDINLSLQAGEFLILVGPSGCGKSTLLNCIAGLEKPDSGDIFITDKNVTELLPKDRDIAMVFQSYALYPNMTVRDNLAFGMKMRKRSKEYIDKRIDEVAKSLEIEHLLTRKPAKLSGGQRQRVAMGRAMARTPSLFLFDEPLSNLDAKLRVGMRKEIRQLHDSQNCATVYVTHDQIEAMTLGDRVAVMKEGEVVQLDTPENIYAHPVNTYVAQFMGSPSMNIVEAEIKNNGQKKFFNLQTTDANYQLDAPEALSDYKKVLVGIRPEDITSKPSRTLNPYEVKSSVEFTEPTGADTLVHTSMNGKQVVARCRPKHVCAKGESMSFYLNQAKFLFFDPATGEKI; from the coding sequence ATGACACAAGCTTTGCAAATCAGCAATTTAAATAAATCTTTTGGACAACAACAGATTTTAAAAGATATTAATTTATCTTTGCAAGCAGGAGAATTTTTAATTTTGGTTGGCCCCAGCGGCTGCGGAAAAAGTACTCTGCTCAATTGTATTGCAGGTTTAGAAAAACCAGATTCAGGGGATATTTTTATTACCGATAAAAATGTAACAGAGCTTCTACCCAAAGATAGAGACATTGCCATGGTGTTTCAGTCTTATGCACTGTATCCTAACATGACTGTAAGAGATAACTTAGCCTTTGGCATGAAAATGCGCAAACGTTCTAAAGAGTACATTGATAAAAGAATTGATGAGGTAGCTAAGTCACTGGAGATAGAACATCTTTTAACCAGAAAACCGGCTAAACTTTCTGGTGGGCAAAGACAACGGGTGGCTATGGGTAGAGCTATGGCCAGGACGCCTTCTTTGTTTTTGTTCGATGAACCTTTGAGTAACTTGGATGCAAAATTACGTGTGGGTATGCGCAAAGAAATTAGGCAACTGCATGATAGTCAAAACTGTGCCACAGTGTATGTGACCCATGATCAAATTGAAGCCATGACCTTGGGAGACAGAGTAGCTGTTATGAAAGAGGGTGAAGTGGTACAGTTGGATACTCCAGAAAATATTTATGCGCATCCGGTCAATACCTATGTTGCGCAATTTATGGGATCTCCAAGCATGAATATTGTTGAAGCCGAAATTAAGAACAATGGTCAAAAAAAGTTTTTTAATCTTCAAACAACAGATGCAAACTATCAACTGGATGCACCAGAAGCGTTGTCAGACTATAAAAAAGTTTTAGTTGGAATTCGTCCAGAAGATATAACGTCTAAACCCAGTAGAACTTTAAATCCTTATGAAGTTAAAAGTAGTGTTGAGTTTACGGAGCCAACGGGGGCAGATACCTTGGTGCATACTTCTATGAATGGTAAACAAGTGGTTGCCCGCTGCAGACCAAAACATGTTTGTGCAAAAGGTGAGAGCATGAGTTTTTATTTAAATCAGGCTAAATTTTTATTTTTTGATCCTGCTACAGGTGAAAAAATTTAA
- a CDS encoding carbohydrate ABC transporter permease, with product MVQNSQQRNTLIRGVIYSVLVLMALYYLVPFLVMLMTSFKSMADIRSGSLLSLPTSIDLSAWFRAWDSACASIACEGVKPYFFNSIKIVVPAVVISTAIGALNGYIFSHWKFKGSDIFFTALLVGCFIPFQIIILPMAQLLGKVGLSNSYWGLVLVHVIYGVAGTTLFFRNYYTNVPSELVNAAKVDGAHFFSIFFKILLPLSGPIITVTVIWQFTQIWNDFLFGVIFSSADTQPITVALNNLVNVSMGEKEYNVHMAAAIIAAIPTLLVYILAGKYFVRGLTAGSVKG from the coding sequence ATGGTACAAAACTCTCAACAAAGAAATACACTGATACGTGGCGTAATATACAGTGTCTTAGTTTTGATGGCTTTGTATTATTTGGTTCCTTTTTTAGTGATGTTGATGACCTCATTTAAAAGTATGGCTGATATTCGCTCGGGCAGCTTATTGTCTCTACCTACAAGCATTGATTTATCTGCTTGGTTTAGAGCGTGGGATAGCGCGTGCGCAAGCATTGCTTGTGAAGGCGTTAAACCTTATTTTTTCAACTCTATTAAAATTGTTGTGCCAGCAGTTGTCATATCTACAGCCATTGGTGCCTTGAATGGGTATATATTTTCTCATTGGAAGTTCAAAGGGTCTGATATTTTTTTTACAGCACTTTTGGTGGGGTGTTTTATTCCTTTTCAAATCATTATTTTACCCATGGCACAACTTTTAGGAAAAGTGGGCTTGTCTAACTCTTATTGGGGATTGGTCCTGGTGCATGTGATTTATGGTGTTGCTGGTACCACTTTGTTTTTTAGAAACTACTATACCAACGTACCATCAGAACTTGTCAATGCAGCAAAAGTTGATGGCGCGCATTTTTTCAGTATTTTTTTTAAAATCTTATTGCCCTTGTCAGGACCCATTATCACTGTAACGGTTATCTGGCAGTTTACCCAAATATGGAATGACTTTTTGTTTGGGGTCATTTTTTCTAGTGCAGACACACAACCCATTACAGTAGCATTGAATAACTTGGTCAATGTATCTATGGGAGAAAAAGAGTACAACGTACATATGGCAGCAGCCATTATTGCGGCTATTCCAACGCTATTGGTTTATATTTTAGCGGGTAAGTATTTTGTTAGAGGCTTAACCGCAGGTTCAGTAAAAGGATAG
- a CDS encoding sugar ABC transporter permease has protein sequence MISPTLLMAVVFIYGFIAWTVWLSMTNSTLLPSHTFVGLEQYDKLFQNDRWWIAIKNLGIFSSLYVGISIVLGLVLAIFLDQKIRMENTIRSIYLYPMALSFIVTGTAWKWMLNPSHGVEKVLQNMGFANASFDWLVNPKMAIYTVVIAAVWQSSGFVMALFLSGLRGVDEKMIQAAQIDGANTWQIYRKVIIPSMSPVFFSAIMILTHIAIKSFDLVMALTQGGPGYATELPATFMYTFAFQRSKMAMGSASAVMMLMAVMAIIVPFVYAQTKESK, from the coding sequence ATGATTTCTCCAACACTTTTAATGGCAGTGGTATTCATCTACGGATTTATTGCTTGGACGGTATGGCTATCCATGACCAACTCTACTTTATTACCCAGTCACACGTTTGTTGGTCTTGAACAGTATGATAAACTTTTTCAAAATGATCGCTGGTGGATTGCCATTAAAAATCTGGGAATTTTTAGTAGCTTGTATGTAGGAATATCCATTGTTTTAGGTTTGGTCTTGGCTATATTTTTAGATCAGAAAATTAGAATGGAAAATACCATTCGAAGCATCTATTTGTATCCAATGGCATTATCTTTCATTGTCACAGGTACAGCCTGGAAATGGATGCTCAACCCAAGTCATGGGGTAGAAAAAGTTTTACAAAATATGGGTTTTGCTAATGCCAGTTTTGATTGGCTGGTCAATCCAAAGATGGCCATTTATACCGTGGTCATTGCCGCGGTTTGGCAGTCTTCTGGTTTTGTCATGGCTTTATTTTTATCTGGCTTAAGAGGTGTAGATGAAAAAATGATTCAAGCCGCACAGATTGATGGCGCCAATACCTGGCAAATCTACCGTAAAGTAATCATTCCAAGCATGTCCCCTGTATTTTTTAGTGCCATTATGATTTTAACCCACATCGCCATTAAAAGTTTTGATTTGGTCATGGCTTTAACGCAAGGGGGACCAGGTTACGCAACAGAGTTGCCTGCCACCTTTATGTATACCTTTGCCTTTCAACGCAGTAAAATGGCCATGGGCTCAGCCAGTGCAGTGATGATGTTGATGGCAGTTATGGCAATCATTGTGCCATTTGTTTATGCACAAACCAAGGAGTCAAAGTAA